In Fusobacterium hwasookii, a single window of DNA contains:
- a CDS encoding chromate transporter: MTYFNLFLVFFKVGLFSFGGGYAILPLMQHEVVDVNKWISFKEFMDIVAVSQITPGPISINLATHVGYRIGGTLGSTIATTSVVLPSIIIVSLIVIFLKRFSKLPVVQRVFKSLRITVVGLILAAGIALFVKENFIDYKSYIIFASVLIGGLVFKIGSITLVILSGVAGAILYYFI; the protein is encoded by the coding sequence ATGACATATTTTAATTTATTTTTAGTGTTTTTTAAAGTAGGACTTTTTAGTTTTGGTGGTGGTTATGCAATACTTCCACTTATGCAACATGAAGTTGTAGATGTAAACAAATGGATAAGTTTTAAAGAATTTATGGATATTGTAGCAGTTTCTCAAATTACACCTGGTCCAATTTCTATAAATTTAGCAACTCATGTTGGATATAGAATAGGTGGAACACTTGGTTCTACAATTGCAACAACAAGTGTAGTTTTACCATCTATAATAATTGTAAGTCTTATAGTGATATTTTTAAAAAGATTTAGTAAATTACCAGTGGTTCAAAGAGTTTTTAAATCATTGAGAATAACAGTTGTTGGTTTAATTTTAGCAGCAGGAATAGCACTATTTGTAAAAGAAAATTTTATAGATTATAAATCATATATAATATTTGCTTCAGTTTTGATTGGAGGCTTAGTATTTAAAATAGGAAGTATAACTTTGGTTATTTTATCAGGGGTAGCAGGAGCAATATTATACTATTTTATATAA
- a CDS encoding segregation and condensation protein A, producing MEEVVLKLNNFEGPFDLLLNLIEKNKMKISDINISQLIDEYLDVLKVSKRENIEIKSDFIIIASELIEIKTLNLLNLDKDKEKETNLRRRLEEDKIFKEVVPKVAELEKEFNISYSRGESKRVIKKIAKDYDLTLLTTDDILEVYKKYFDTVDMSEMMELNLMKQYDIKEVMDNILMKIYFKKWLIDDLFLEAENKLHLIYIFLAILELYKDAKVNIDNGEITKC from the coding sequence ATGGAAGAAGTTGTATTAAAGCTCAATAATTTTGAAGGACCTTTTGATTTACTTTTAAATTTAATAGAAAAAAATAAAATGAAAATTTCAGATATAAATATTTCTCAGTTGATAGATGAATATTTAGATGTTTTAAAAGTATCCAAAAGAGAAAATATAGAAATAAAATCAGATTTTATCATAATTGCCTCAGAATTAATTGAAATTAAAACTTTAAATCTTCTTAATTTAGATAAAGATAAAGAAAAGGAAACTAACCTTAGAAGAAGACTTGAAGAAGATAAAATATTTAAAGAAGTTGTTCCAAAAGTTGCTGAATTAGAAAAAGAATTTAATATCTCCTATTCAAGAGGAGAAAGTAAAAGAGTAATAAAAAAAATTGCTAAAGATTATGATTTAACTTTACTTACAACAGATGATATTCTTGAAGTGTATAAGAAATATTTTGATACAGTTGATATGTCAGAAATGATGGAATTAAATCTAATGAAGCAATATGATATAAAAGAAGTTATGGATAATATATTAATGAAAATTTATTTTAAAAAATGGCTTATAGATGATTTATTTTTAGAAGCTGAAAATAAATTGCATTTAATATATATTTTCTTAGCTATTTTAGAATTGTATAAAGATGCTAAGGTAAATATTGATAATGGAGAGATAACAAAATGTTAA
- a CDS encoding bifunctional riboflavin kinase/FAD synthetase has product MIVVNDILTTDIDFNDTYVAIGNFDGVHYGHKKLIKEAIKAARENGKQAVVFTFEKHPMEILFPERKFEYINTNEEKLYLLESLGVDVVIMQKLDKDFLEYTPLEFVRILKNKLKVKEIFIGFNFSFGKGGIGKAEDLEYLAEVHNIKVNELPPVTLDGELVSSSSIRKKIANSDFEGAIKFLDHPMLVIGEVVHGKKIARELGFPTTNIKMDNRLYPPFGIYGAFLQVGDKNSQVLYGVVNVGYNPTLKHEISLEAHILDFDREVYGEKVYMQIVKFMREEKKFSSIDELKATIQADVDRWKLFKREMKYGRSCIKAQ; this is encoded by the coding sequence ATGATAGTGGTAAATGATATATTGACAACAGATATTGATTTTAATGATACTTATGTAGCTATAGGAAATTTTGATGGAGTGCACTATGGACATAAAAAACTTATAAAAGAAGCTATAAAAGCAGCTAGAGAGAATGGAAAACAAGCTGTTGTATTTACTTTTGAAAAACATCCCATGGAGATACTATTTCCTGAGAGAAAATTTGAATATATAAATACAAATGAAGAAAAATTATATCTTCTTGAATCTTTAGGTGTAGATGTTGTTATAATGCAAAAGCTTGATAAAGACTTTTTAGAATATACTCCTTTAGAATTTGTTAGAATTTTGAAAAATAAATTGAAAGTAAAAGAAATTTTTATAGGTTTTAATTTTTCATTTGGTAAAGGTGGAATTGGAAAAGCAGAAGATTTAGAGTATTTGGCAGAAGTTCATAATATAAAAGTTAATGAGTTACCACCTGTTACCCTAGATGGGGAACTTGTTAGTTCGTCTTCAATAAGAAAAAAAATAGCTAATTCAGATTTTGAAGGAGCAATAAAATTTTTAGACCACCCAATGTTAGTTATTGGAGAAGTTGTACATGGTAAAAAAATAGCAAGAGAACTTGGATTTCCAACTACTAATATAAAAATGGATAATAGATTATATCCACCTTTTGGGATATATGGAGCTTTTTTACAAGTAGGAGACAAGAACTCACAAGTTTTGTATGGGGTTGTTAATGTAGGATATAATCCGACTTTAAAACATGAAATAAGCCTAGAAGCTCATATATTAGATTTTGATAGAGAAGTTTATGGTGAGAAAGTATACATGCAAATAGTCAAATTTATGAGAGAAGAAAAAAAGTTTTCCTCAATAGATGAACTAAAAGCAACTATTCAAGCTGATGTAGATAGATGGAAATTATTTAAAAGAGAGATGAAATATGGAAGAAGTTGTATTAAAGCTCAATAA
- a CDS encoding NADH:flavin oxidoreductase: protein MEKINIFTDFKIKNIHIKNRIVLPPMVRFSLVEDDGYVTEDLIEWYGMIARSGVGLIIVEASAVDESGKLRENQIGIWNDSFIEGLTKVANEIHKYDVPCMIQIHHAGFKEKILEVPEEELDRILKLFEEAFVRAKKCGFDGIEIHGAHTYLISQLNSKLWNKRKDKYGERLYFSKKLIENTKYLFDDNFILGYRMGGNEPELEDGIENAKLLESYGLDILHVSSGVPNPEYKRQVKIKNLPKEFPLDWIIYMGVEIKKHVNIPVIGVSKIKRESQASWLVENNLLDFVAVGKAMISQDKWMEKAKKDFSLRKIMNSGEKKYK from the coding sequence ATGGAAAAAATTAATATTTTTACAGATTTTAAAATAAAAAATATACATATAAAAAATAGAATAGTTTTGCCACCTATGGTTAGGTTTTCTCTTGTTGAAGATGATGGTTATGTTACAGAAGATTTAATTGAATGGTATGGAATGATAGCCAGAAGTGGAGTAGGTCTTATTATTGTTGAAGCTTCAGCAGTTGATGAAAGTGGAAAATTAAGAGAAAATCAAATTGGAATTTGGAATGATAGTTTTATAGAAGGACTTACCAAGGTAGCTAATGAAATTCATAAATATGATGTACCTTGTATGATACAAATTCACCATGCAGGTTTTAAAGAGAAAATTTTAGAGGTTCCAGAAGAAGAATTAGATAGAATTCTAAAACTTTTTGAAGAAGCTTTTGTTAGAGCTAAAAAATGTGGATTTGATGGAATAGAAATTCATGGAGCACATACTTATTTAATTTCTCAACTAAATTCAAAACTTTGGAATAAAAGAAAAGATAAATATGGAGAAAGACTTTATTTTTCAAAAAAATTAATAGAGAATACAAAATATTTATTTGATGATAATTTTATTCTTGGTTATAGAATGGGAGGGAATGAACCTGAACTTGAAGATGGAATAGAAAATGCAAAACTTTTAGAAAGTTATGGATTAGATATATTGCATGTTTCAAGTGGAGTACCTAATCCTGAATATAAAAGACAAGTTAAAATAAAAAATCTCCCTAAAGAATTTCCTTTAGATTGGATAATTTATATGGGAGTTGAAATAAAAAAACATGTAAATATTCCTGTTATAGGGGTAAGTAAAATAAAAAGAGAAAGTCAAGCTAGTTGGCTTGTAGAAAATAATTTATTAGATTTTGTAGCAGTAGGTAAGGCAATGATTTCACAAGATAAATGGATGGAAAAAGCAAAAAAAGATTTTTCTCTCAGAAAAATAATGAATAGTGGAGAAAAAAAGTATAAATAA
- the murJ gene encoding murein biosynthesis integral membrane protein MurJ, whose protein sequence is MLKKSIHTMIITMISRVLGLFRGTLVAYFFGASVLTDAYYSAFKISNFFRQLLGEGALGNTFIPLYHKKKKEEGEERSKEYIFSVLNITFLFSFVVSVLMIIFSSYIIDFIVVGFSDELKMVASRLLKIMSFYFLFISLSGMMGSILNNFGYFAIPASTSIFFNLSIIFSAMWLTKYFDIDALAYGVLIGGILQFLVVFFPFLKLLKTYSLKIDFKDVYLKLLGIKLIPMLIGVFARQINTIVDQFFASFLVAGSITALENASRVYLLPVGVFGVTISNVLFPSISKAAANNDKEGTNRSLVSALNFLNFLTIPSLFVLTFFSKDVIRLIFSYGKFNEEAVKITAECLLYYSLGLLFYVGVQLVSKAYYAMGDNKRPAKFSIIAIIMNIVLNYLFIKNFQHKGLAIATSISSGVNFFLLLFIYIKNYVKLDLKNLIFTTIKITISSVIATGASYYINNVILKLIVFSAVFLLQWAYPIYKYRERVFYKK, encoded by the coding sequence ATGTTAAAGAAATCTATACATACAATGATAATTACAATGATAAGTAGGGTATTAGGACTTTTTAGAGGAACTCTAGTAGCCTATTTTTTTGGTGCTTCTGTATTAACAGATGCTTATTATAGTGCATTTAAAATAAGTAATTTTTTTAGGCAACTTTTAGGAGAAGGAGCCTTAGGAAATACTTTTATACCACTTTATCATAAAAAGAAAAAAGAAGAAGGAGAAGAAAGAAGTAAAGAATATATATTTTCAGTTTTGAATATTACTTTTCTATTTAGCTTTGTAGTCAGTGTACTAATGATAATTTTTTCTAGTTATATTATTGATTTTATAGTAGTTGGATTTAGTGATGAATTAAAAATGGTTGCCTCAAGACTATTAAAGATAATGTCTTTCTATTTTTTATTTATTTCTTTATCTGGAATGATGGGTTCTATTTTAAATAACTTTGGATATTTCGCTATTCCTGCTTCAACTTCAATATTTTTTAATCTGTCAATAATATTTTCAGCTATGTGGCTTACAAAATACTTTGATATAGATGCCTTAGCATATGGAGTTTTAATAGGTGGAATATTACAGTTTTTAGTAGTATTTTTTCCTTTTTTGAAACTATTAAAAACTTATTCTTTAAAAATTGATTTTAAAGATGTGTACTTAAAACTTTTAGGAATAAAGTTAATTCCTATGCTTATAGGTGTTTTTGCAAGACAGATTAATACAATAGTAGACCAATTTTTTGCTTCATTTTTAGTTGCAGGCTCAATAACAGCACTTGAAAACGCAAGTAGAGTTTATTTACTTCCTGTTGGAGTATTTGGAGTAACTATATCAAATGTACTTTTTCCAAGTATATCAAAAGCAGCAGCAAATAATGATAAAGAAGGAACTAATAGAAGTCTTGTGTCAGCACTTAACTTTTTAAATTTTTTAACTATACCAAGTTTATTTGTATTAACATTTTTTTCAAAAGATGTTATAAGACTAATATTTTCTTATGGGAAATTTAATGAAGAAGCTGTAAAAATAACAGCAGAATGTTTATTATATTACTCATTAGGCTTACTTTTCTATGTGGGAGTACAATTAGTAAGTAAGGCATATTATGCTATGGGAGATAATAAAAGACCAGCAAAGTTTTCAATTATAGCTATTATAATGAATATAGTTTTAAATTATTTATTTATAAAGAATTTTCAACATAAGGGTTTAGCAATAGCTACATCAATATCTTCAGGAGTTAATTTCTTTTTATTATTATTTATATATATAAAAAATTATGTAAAATTAGATTTAAAAAATCTTATTTTTACAACTATAAAAATAACTATTTCATCTGTAATAGCAACAGGTGCATCATATTATATAAATAATGTAATATTGAAATTAATAGTTTTTTCTGCTGTATTTTTATTACAATGGGCATATCCAATTTACAAGTATAGAGAGAGAGTATTTTATAAAAAGTAA
- a CDS encoding chromate transporter → MKKNKIFEIFILFFKIGAFTIGGGYAMLSLIEDEIVNKKKWLGKEEFVDGMAIAQSTPGVLAVNISLITGYKIAGFAGMIVGMLGAVLPSFFIVLFLSQILLTYGNHPLVIAVFNGVKPAITALILVSVYRIGKSANINRYNFIVPIIVALLIRFFGVSPIIIIVTTMIVGNIFYMLKEKREDDKK, encoded by the coding sequence ATGAAAAAGAATAAAATTTTTGAAATTTTTATATTATTTTTTAAGATAGGTGCATTTACTATTGGAGGAGGCTATGCAATGCTTTCTCTAATAGAGGATGAGATTGTTAATAAAAAGAAGTGGTTAGGTAAAGAAGAATTTGTAGATGGGATGGCTATTGCTCAATCAACTCCTGGGGTTCTTGCTGTTAATATTTCACTTATAACAGGATACAAAATAGCAGGCTTTGCAGGAATGATAGTAGGGATGTTAGGTGCAGTCTTACCATCTTTTTTCATAGTATTATTTTTAAGTCAAATTTTACTTACCTATGGAAATCATCCCTTGGTAATTGCTGTTTTTAATGGAGTAAAACCTGCTATTACAGCTCTTATATTAGTTTCTGTTTATAGAATAGGTAAATCTGCTAATATAAATAGATATAATTTTATAGTTCCTATTATTGTTGCATTATTGATAAGATTTTTTGGAGTTTCTCCTATTATTATAATAGTTACTACTATGATAGTTGGAAATATTTTCTATATGTTAAAAGAAAAAAGAGAAGATGATAAAAAATGA
- the coaBC gene encoding bifunctional phosphopantothenoylcysteine decarboxylase/phosphopantothenate--cysteine ligase CoaBC encodes MKNILLGVTGGIAAFKSASIVSLLKKKGYNVKVVMTENATKIIGPLTLETLSRNRIYVDMWDTNPHYEVEHISLADWADMVLIAPATYNIVGKVANGIADDMLTTILSAVSVRKPVFFALAMNVNMYENPILKENINKLKSYGYRFIEAEEGLLACNYVAKGRMSEPEDIVEEIERYNIFSKIENCDTTLKGKKILITSGRTKENIDPIRYLSNNSSGKMGYSLAQAATDLGAEVTLISGPTNLEVPKGLKNFISVESALEMYEKVNEYFENIDIFIACAAVADYRPKEYKKEKIKKSDSDLTIELVRNPDILAEMGKKKDKQLLVGFAAETNDIKENALKKLEKKNLDIIVANNASTMGRDSNTIEIIKKDKTSVEINQKTKTELAYDILLEVVLELKKDKNEKE; translated from the coding sequence ATGAAGAATATTTTATTGGGAGTTACAGGAGGTATTGCAGCATTTAAATCAGCAAGTATTGTATCCCTTCTTAAAAAGAAAGGTTATAATGTTAAAGTTGTAATGACTGAGAATGCTACAAAAATAATAGGACCTTTAACCCTAGAAACTCTTTCAAGAAATAGAATATATGTTGATATGTGGGATACTAATCCTCATTATGAAGTTGAACATATTTCATTAGCAGATTGGGCAGATATGGTTTTAATTGCTCCTGCAACATATAATATAGTTGGTAAGGTAGCAAATGGAATAGCAGATGATATGCTGACAACAATTCTTTCAGCTGTTTCAGTTAGAAAACCAGTATTTTTTGCTTTAGCAATGAATGTAAATATGTATGAAAACCCAATTCTTAAAGAAAATATTAATAAATTAAAATCTTATGGTTATAGATTTATTGAAGCAGAAGAAGGGTTACTTGCTTGTAATTATGTAGCAAAAGGTAGAATGAGTGAACCAGAAGACATTGTTGAAGAAATAGAAAGATATAATATTTTTTCAAAAATAGAAAATTGTGATACAACATTAAAAGGTAAAAAAATTCTTATCACAAGTGGAAGAACAAAAGAAAATATAGATCCAATTAGATATTTGTCAAACAATTCAAGTGGTAAAATGGGGTATTCTCTTGCACAGGCAGCAACTGATTTAGGAGCAGAAGTAACTTTAATTAGTGGACCTACAAATTTAGAAGTACCAAAAGGACTTAAAAATTTTATTTCAGTAGAATCAGCTCTTGAAATGTATGAAAAAGTTAATGAATATTTTGAAAATATAGATATCTTTATAGCTTGTGCAGCTGTTGCAGATTACAGACCAAAAGAATATAAAAAAGAAAAGATAAAAAAATCAGATTCAGATTTGACTATAGAGTTGGTTAGAAACCCTGATATTTTAGCAGAAATGGGTAAGAAAAAAGATAAGCAACTATTAGTTGGTTTTGCAGCAGAAACTAATGATATAAAAGAAAATGCTTTAAAAAAATTGGAAAAGAAAAATCTAGATATTATAGTGGCAAATAATGCTTCTACAATGGGTAGAGATAGTAATACAATTGAAATTATAAAAAAAGATAAAACTTCAGTAGAAATTAATCAAAAAACAAAAACAGAATTAGCTTATGATATTTTATTAGAAGTTGTTTTAGAATTAAAAAAGGATAAAAATGAAAAAGAATAA
- the polA gene encoding DNA polymerase I: MKKAVLLDVSAIMYRAYFANMNFRTKNEPTGAVYGFINTLLSIINEFKPDYMAAAFDVKRSSLKRTEIYSDYKSNRQSAPEDLITQIPRIEEVLDAFNINRYKIEGYEADDVLGSLAKKLAKQDIEVIIVTGDKDLSQLVEKNITVALLGKGTEGEKFGTLKNSDDVINYLGVVPEKIPDLFGLIGDKSDGIPGVTKIGEKKALAIFSQYDSLEKIYDNIDNLKNIDGIGPSLIKNLINEKDIAFMSRELAKIFTNLEINIEEDGLQYGMDRERFYSLCKVLEFRMFIKKLGLEEKPQNPTLFSLEDIGEKKDSPKLVKETKNENIEFTKELNINFSNRELLIIDSENALNEQKEYLNNYKKIASIYYEELGIILSTEEKDLYFPLNHGGLLVKNIDRNILINFISELDVKFISYNFKTLLNLGFTFKSMYMDMMIAYHLISSQTKIDVFIPITEYSTVDAKDLKTTFGKIHIDTLLVEQFARYLANIGLGILASYDEINHLLHKEELYDILIQNEMPLIPVLSLMERKGIKIDVSYFKNYSSELEKELARIEKAIYEEAGEVFNINSPKQLGDILFVKMNLPSGKKTKTGYSTDVMVLEDLESYGYNIARLLLDYRKLNKLKTTYVDTLPLLVDKNSRIHTSFNQIGTATGRLSSSEPNLQNIPVKTDDGIKIREGFIAGEGKVLMSIDYSQVELRVWTSMSKDENLIEAYKEEKDLHDLTARRIFNLSDSEAVSREQRTIAKIINFSIIYGKTAFGLAKELKIPVKDASEYIKKYFEQYPRVTTFEREVIEFGEEHGYVKTLFGGKRYISGIDSKNKTIKSQAERMAVNTVIQGTAAEVLKKVMVKVYDVLKDKEDIALLLQVHDELIFEVEKSSVEKYSEILADIMKNTVQLEDVKLNININIGKNWAEAK; the protein is encoded by the coding sequence ATGAAAAAAGCTGTACTTTTAGATGTGAGTGCAATAATGTATAGAGCATATTTTGCAAATATGAATTTTAGAACAAAAAATGAACCAACAGGAGCAGTATATGGTTTTATAAATACACTATTAAGTATAATTAATGAGTTTAAACCAGACTATATGGCTGCTGCTTTTGATGTGAAAAGATCATCATTAAAAAGAACTGAGATATATAGTGATTATAAATCTAATAGACAATCAGCACCAGAGGATTTAATTACACAAATTCCAAGAATTGAAGAAGTACTAGATGCTTTTAATATTAATAGATATAAAATAGAAGGTTATGAAGCAGATGATGTTTTAGGAAGTTTAGCAAAAAAATTAGCAAAACAAGACATAGAAGTTATAATAGTAACAGGAGATAAAGATTTATCTCAATTAGTTGAAAAAAATATTACAGTTGCACTTTTAGGTAAAGGAACAGAAGGAGAAAAATTTGGAACATTAAAAAATTCAGATGATGTTATAAATTATTTAGGTGTTGTTCCTGAAAAGATTCCAGACTTATTTGGACTTATTGGCGATAAGAGTGATGGGATACCTGGTGTAACTAAAATAGGAGAAAAGAAAGCATTAGCTATATTTTCACAATATGATAGTTTAGAAAAAATTTATGATAATATTGATAATTTAAAAAATATAGATGGAATAGGTCCATCTCTTATAAAAAATCTTATAAATGAAAAAGATATTGCATTTATGAGTAGGGAACTTGCTAAAATTTTTACTAATTTAGAGATAAATATTGAAGAAGATGGTCTACAATATGGAATGGATAGAGAAAGATTCTACTCTTTATGTAAGGTCTTAGAATTTAGAATGTTTATAAAAAAATTAGGTTTAGAAGAAAAACCTCAAAATCCTACTTTGTTTTCGCTTGAAGATATAGGAGAAAAGAAAGATAGTCCAAAATTAGTTAAAGAAACAAAAAATGAGAATATTGAATTTACAAAAGAACTTAATATAAATTTTTCAAATAGAGAACTTTTAATTATTGATAGTGAAAATGCTTTAAATGAGCAAAAAGAATATCTAAATAACTATAAAAAAATAGCCTCTATCTACTATGAAGAATTAGGTATAATTTTATCTACTGAGGAAAAAGATCTATATTTCCCTTTAAATCATGGAGGATTACTTGTTAAAAATATAGATAGAAATATTTTAATAAACTTTATATCTGAACTTGATGTGAAATTTATTTCATATAATTTTAAAACTTTATTAAATTTAGGATTTACTTTTAAATCTATGTATATGGATATGATGATAGCATATCATTTAATTAGCTCTCAAACAAAGATAGATGTTTTTATTCCTATTACTGAATATTCTACAGTTGATGCTAAAGATTTGAAAACTACTTTTGGAAAAATCCATATAGATACTTTACTAGTTGAACAATTTGCTAGATACTTAGCTAATATAGGTTTAGGTATTTTAGCTAGTTATGATGAAATAAATCACTTACTACATAAAGAAGAACTTTATGATATCTTAATTCAAAATGAAATGCCTTTAATTCCTGTTCTGTCTCTTATGGAAAGAAAAGGAATTAAAATAGATGTTTCTTACTTTAAAAACTATTCTTCTGAGTTAGAAAAAGAACTTGCTAGGATTGAAAAAGCTATCTATGAAGAAGCAGGAGAAGTATTTAATATAAATTCACCTAAGCAATTAGGAGATATATTATTTGTTAAAATGAATTTACCTAGTGGAAAGAAAACTAAAACAGGTTATTCAACAGATGTTATGGTTTTAGAGGATTTAGAAAGCTATGGTTACAATATAGCTAGATTGCTCCTAGATTATAGAAAGTTAAATAAGTTAAAAACTACTTATGTTGATACCTTACCACTTTTAGTTGATAAAAATTCAAGAATACATACAAGTTTTAATCAAATAGGAACAGCAACAGGTAGACTTTCTTCATCAGAGCCTAACTTACAAAATATCCCAGTAAAAACTGATGATGGTATAAAAATAAGAGAAGGTTTCATTGCAGGAGAAGGCAAAGTCTTGATGAGTATTGACTATTCACAGGTTGAATTAAGAGTATGGACTTCAATGTCAAAAGATGAAAATCTAATAGAAGCATATAAAGAAGAAAAAGATTTACATGATTTGACAGCTAGAAGAATTTTTAATTTATCTGATTCAGAAGCAGTATCAAGAGAGCAAAGAACAATAGCTAAGATAATTAATTTTAGTATAATTTATGGTAAAACAGCTTTTGGGCTAGCAAAAGAATTAAAAATACCTGTAAAAGATGCTTCTGAATATATTAAAAAATATTTTGAGCAATATCCAAGAGTTACAACTTTTGAAAGAGAAGTTATTGAGTTTGGAGAAGAACATGGTTATGTTAAGACATTATTTGGAGGAAAAAGATATATAAGTGGTATTGATTCTAAAAACAAGACTATAAAATCACAAGCTGAAAGAATGGCAGTAAATACAGTTATCCAAGGTACAGCAGCAGAAGTGTTGAAAAAAGTTATGGTAAAAGTTTATGATGTTTTAAAAGATAAAGAGGACATAGCTTTACTTTTACAAGTTCATGATGAATTAATATTTGAAGTAGAAAAATCTTCAGTTGAAAAATATTCAGAAATTTTAGCAGATATAATGAAGAATACAGTTCAATTAGAAGATGTAAAATTAAATATAAATATAAATATCGGAAAAAATTGGGCAGAGGCAAAATAA
- the whiA gene encoding DNA-binding protein WhiA, giving the protein MSYSSNVKQEITKKIPVTNLECLAEISSIFENKSILVKDGIEIKMENSILAKRVYSLIKATSSLKFGIKYSITKKFTEHKIYTITLYQQKGLKEFLDSFKFSYLDIIQNDEIFRGYIRGFFLSCGYIKDPKKEYSLDFFVDNEELADKIYNILFSKKKKIFKTNKKNKILVYLRNSEDIMDILVLMDALQHFFEYEETTIIKNLKNKTIREMNWEVANETKTLNTGNYQIKMIKYIGEKIGLNSLSPVLEEAAFLRLNNPEDSLQSLADMINISKSGIRNRFRRIEEIYNSLLEEEKNS; this is encoded by the coding sequence GTGTCTTATAGTTCAAATGTAAAGCAAGAAATTACAAAAAAAATCCCTGTTACAAATTTAGAATGTTTAGCAGAAATATCATCTATTTTTGAAAATAAATCAATATTAGTAAAAGATGGAATAGAAATAAAAATGGAAAATTCTATCTTAGCTAAAAGAGTATATTCTTTAATTAAGGCTACAAGTTCTTTAAAGTTTGGTATAAAGTATTCAATTACAAAAAAATTCACAGAACATAAAATATATACTATAACTTTGTATCAACAAAAGGGTTTAAAAGAATTTTTGGATAGTTTTAAATTTTCATATCTTGATATAATTCAAAATGATGAAATATTTAGAGGATATATAAGAGGTTTCTTTTTAAGCTGTGGCTATATAAAAGACCCTAAAAAAGAATATTCTTTGGATTTTTTTGTTGATAATGAAGAATTAGCAGACAAAATTTATAATATTTTATTCTCTAAAAAGAAAAAAATATTTAAAACAAATAAAAAAAATAAAATTTTAGTATATTTAAGAAATTCAGAAGATATAATGGATATATTAGTTTTAATGGATGCACTTCAACATTTTTTTGAGTATGAAGAAACAACTATTATAAAAAATTTAAAAAACAAAACAATTAGAGAAATGAATTGGGAAGTAGCAAATGAAACAAAAACTTTAAATACTGGAAATTATCAAATAAAAATGATAAAGTATATAGGTGAAAAAATTGGACTTAATAGTTTGAGCCCTGTCTTAGAGGAAGCTGCTTTTTTAAGATTAAATAATCCAGAAGACTCTTTACAAAGTTTAGCAGATATGATAAACATATCTAAGTCTGGAATAAGAAATCGTTTTAGAAGAATAGAGGAAATATACAATTCTCTCTTAGAAGAAGAAAAAAATAGTTAG